A single genomic interval of Helianthus annuus cultivar XRQ/B chromosome 6, HanXRQr2.0-SUNRISE, whole genome shotgun sequence harbors:
- the LOC110890243 gene encoding uncharacterized protein LOC110890243, translated as MTGAKIVGALAGSFALAFACDYVIADKKIFGGTTPSTVSNKEWWEETDKKFQAWPRTAGPPVVMNPISRQNFIVKSKAES; from the coding sequence ATGACAGGAGCCAAGATTGTTGGTGCTTTAGCCGGATCATTTGCACTAGCCTTCGCCTGCGATTATGTTATTGCAGACAAGAAGATTTTTGGAGGCACAACCCCCTCTACAGTTTCCAACAAGGAGTGGTGGGAAGAGACTGACAAGAAGTTTCAGGCGTGGCCTCGCACCGCTGGTCCTCCAGTTGTCATGAATCCCATCAGTCGCCAGAATTTCATTGTCAAGTCCAAAGCTGAATCCTAG
- the LOC110890242 gene encoding uncharacterized protein LOC110890242, which yields MAHLLFLCVLFSTLLYSQAAAPARPAYFDGLLANGNFEEGPKPSNLKKTVIIGKYSLPKWVISGMVEYVSGGPQPDGFYFAIPRGAHAARLGNEATISQAINLKPGKVYSLTFAATRTCAQDEVLRVSAANRSSDLPIQTLYSSDGGDTYAFAFVATSRKTVVTFHNPGVQEDPACGPLLDAIAIKEMPPLRYAAGNLVKNGGFEIGPHVFKNYSTGVLLLPKIHDIISPLPGWIVESLKPAKYVDSKHFSVPTGLAAIELVGGRETAIAQIIRTVPNKAYSLSFTIGDGKNDCHGSMMVEAFAAKETVKVKHESTGKGAFTPANLKFIATSTRTRLTFYSAFYHTKLNDYGHFCGPVLDDVKVWHV from the exons ATGGCACATCTCCTCTTTCTTTGTGTTCTCTTCTCTACATTGTTATATTCGCAAGCCGCAGCTCCTGCTAGACCTGCGTATTTTGACG GGTTGCTCGCGAATGGCAACTTCGAAGAAGGGCCAAAACCTTCAAACCTCAAGAAAACTGTAATCATAGGAAAGTACTCGTTACCTAAATGGGTAATATCTGGCATGGTAGAGTACGTTTCTGGTGGGCCCCAACCAGATGGGTTCTACTTTGCGATCCCACGTGGGGCCCATGCAGCAAGACTTGGCAATGAAGCCACCATATCCCAAGCTATTAACTTGAAGCCAGGTAAGGTGTACTCCCTCACATTTGCCGCCACACGGACTTGTGCTCAAGATGAAGTCCTAAGGGTCTCGGCCGCTAATCGCTCAAGTGACCTTCCCATTCAAACTTTGTATAGTAGTGATGGAGGGGACACTTATGCTTTTGCTTTTGTGGCTACTTCAAGGAAGACAGTGGTCACTTTTCATAACCCGGGGGTTCAAGAGGACCCCGCTTGCGGACCTCTCTTGGATGCCATTGCAATCAAGGAGATGCCTCCTCTAAGATACGCCGCAG GAAACTTGGTGAAAAATGGCGGTTTTGAGATCGGTCCTCATGTGTTCAAGAACTACTCAACTGGAGTCCTACTGTTGCCCAAAATACATGACATAATATCCCCACTCCCTGGATGGATCGTCGAATCACTCAAACCAGCAAAATACGTAGACTCCAAACACTTCTCGGTGCCAACAGGCCTCGCAGCTATTGAGTTAGTAGGAGGGAGAGAAACCGCAATTGCGCAAATCATCCGGACTGTGCCCAACAAGGCCTATAGCCTATCTTTCACCATTGGAGATGGGAAGAACGACTGCCACGGGTCGATGATGGTGGAGGCTTTTGCAGCAAAAGAAACAGTGAAAGTAAAGCATGAATCTACAGGAAAGGGCGCGTTTACGCCAGCAAACCTCAAGTTCATTGCTACATCCACGAGGACAAGACTCACATTTTACAGTGCCTTTTACCACACTAAGTTAAATGACTACGGTCATTTTTGTGGTCCGGTTTTGGACGATGTCAAGGTTTGGCATGTCTAG
- the LOC110888238 gene encoding uncharacterized protein LOC110888238: MNFVTANISGAGDSSKAEHIRNLKRNNKLGFIAIQETQMSNSSNILVSNFWDNTPFDFDSIEATGRSGGLLSIWDPGLFTKKTTNKKKQLWADLIVLMRSFSGSWIFLDDFNCVREPTERKNSRFNKQEAEDFNFFISEAGLVEYSMLGCAFTCVTDDGMKFSKIDRVLVCYSFLSLWPSAKLLGLSRFKSDHRPLLLLCSDVFFGIPPFRFFNSWLKEDGLADIVKKVYDGVIGFYPPDKLLAAKLKAVKVAVKPWCEKIRNRD, encoded by the exons ATGAATTTCGTTACAGCAAATATTAGTGGGGCAGGTGACTCCAGCAAGGCGGAGCACATAAGGAATCTGAAAAGGAATAACAAGCTCGGTTTTATCGCTATTCAAGAAACGCAGATGTCAAACTCTTCGAACATTCTGGTTAGTAATTTTTGGGATAATACTCCTTTTGATTTTGATTCAATTGAAGCCACAGGCAGATCGGGTGGTCTCCTTAGTATTTGGGACCCTGGACTCTTCACAAAAAAGACAACA aataaaaaaaaacaactctGGGCAGATTTAATTGTTTTGATGAGATCCTTCTCTGGCTCGTGGATCTTCTTAGACGACTTCAACTGTGTCAGGGAACCCACGGAAAGAAAGAACTCTAGATTTAATAAACAAGAGGCCGAAGACTTCAATTTCTTCATTAGCGAAGCAGGTTTGGTGGAGTACTCTATGTTGGGATGTGCCTTTACGTGTGTGACAGATGATGGTATGAAGTTTAGCAAAATTGATCGGGTACTGGTCTGTTATTCTTTTCTATCTTTGTGGCCATCGGCTAAACTTTTGGGATTATCGAGATTCAAATCTGATCACAGACCATTACTCTTGCTATGCTCTGATGTGTTTTTTGGTATACCACCATTTCGTTTCTTTAACTCTTGGCTAAAAGAGGATGGGTTAGCGGATATTGTCAAAAAGGTGTACGATGGAGTCATTGGCTTCTATCCACCAGATAAATTATTAGCAGCAAAATTAAAAGCAGTCAAAGTTGCAGTAAAACCTTGGTGTGAGAAGATAAGAAACAGAGATTGA